From a region of the Oncorhynchus tshawytscha isolate Ot180627B linkage group LG14, Otsh_v2.0, whole genome shotgun sequence genome:
- the LOC112267691 gene encoding UDP-glucose:glycoprotein glucosyltransferase 1 isoform X2: MADAGSYQAGFGPRMWQQCALLLFLSLLPVVSGEADSKAVTTSLTTKWASTPLLLEASEFLAEESQEMFWDFVEANQNIKGEHDDTDQAYYDLIVKRASALLSTVQLNMLKFALSLRAYSATVHSFQQIATNEPPPSGCSAFFNVHGEKSCDTEKLTALMETAAERPKPYLFKSDHRFPGSNPDTPVIILYAEIGSSDFTMFHQLMLSKVNKGLATYVLRHYLASPSSRRVYLSGYGVELAIKNQEYKAKDDTQVQGAEVNATLMGENDPVDEVQGFLFGKLKTLYPELKEQLKELRKHLVESTNEMAPLKVWQMQDLSFQTAARILAAPSSDALNVMRDLSQNFPTKARSITQTVVSSEIRKEMEENQKFFKGTLGLQPGDSALFINGLHIDLDTQDIFSVFEVLRSEARVMEGLRSLLIETPFIHDILKLNVQPSDSDYAVDIRNPAVNWINNLETDSRYGSWPYNVQELLRPTFPGVIRQIRKNFHNLVVILDPTHESSAELLNVAEMFYSNNIPLRIGLVFVVSDVDEIDGMEDAGVALLRAFNYITEELDAPAAFDTIISMFNRVPSGGKLSVGDVVKVLEKKFPYVEVGSILGPDSTYDDNRKEGRGYYLQTGVGPLPVVMYNGMPYQREQLDPEELETVTMHKILETTSFYQRAVYMGELATDQDVVDFIMTQPNVVPRINPRILSTARMYLDLSNTNNHFIDEYARFLFLDSREKSTAVANSMNYMTKKDDGYIRPVTFWVVGDFDQPSGRQLLYDAIRHMKTSNNVRLGLINNPSDSPSEENSHVARAIWASMQTQTANNAKNYITKLAKEETAKALETGADVTQFTVGGMDVALFKSAFEGPKFDFLLSHAVYCRDVLKLGKGQRAVISNGRLIGPLEEGEVFNQDDFLLLESIILKTSGERIKSKVQQFGVEEDRASDLVMKIDSLLSSQPKGEARIEHAFADDRYSAIKIRPTEGEVYFDMVAVVDPVTRDAQKLAPLLLVLKKLVNVNLRVFMNCQSKLSDLPLKSFYRYVLEPEVLFQTDGSFSPGPLAKFLDMPQTPLFTLNLNTPESWMVESIRTRYDLDNIYLEEVDSIVAAEYELEHLLLEGHCFDVSTGQPPRGLQFTLGTPSDPVIVDTIVMANLGYFQLKANPGAWILKLRRGRSDEIYKIYSHDGTDSPADADDLIVVLNNFKSRIIKVKVQKRPEKFSEELLSDGTQENDSSFWESLTRGFTGGVKTEESKQEKDDVINIFSLASGHLYERFLRIMMLSVLKNTKTPVKFWFLKNYLSPAFKEFIPYMAEQYGFQYELVQYKWPRWLHQQTEKQRIIWGYKILFLDVLFPLSVDKFLFVDADQIVRTDLKELRDLDLEGAPYGYTPFCESRREMDGFRFWKSGYWASHLAGRKYHISALYVVDLKRFRKIAAGDRLRGQYQGLSQDPNSLSNLDQDLPNNMIHQVPIKSLPQEWLWCETWCDDNSKKKAKTIDLCNNPQTKEPKLQAAVRIVAEWSDYDQEIKRLQNRVQERGAENHTTQKDKPDDTHTEL; encoded by the exons ATGGCAGATGCGGGAAGTTACCAAGCCGGTTTCG gccCCAGGATGTGGCAGCAATGTGCCCTgctcctgttcctgtccctgcTACCAGTGGTATCTGGAGAAGCTGACTCCAAGGCTGTCACCACTAGTCTCACCACCAAGTGGGCCTCTACCCCTCTGCTGCTGGAGGCCAG TGAGTTCCTTGCAGAAGAGAGTCAGGAGATGTTCTGGGATTTCGTCGAAGCAAATCAGAACATCAAAGGGGAACATGATG ATACAGACCAGGCGTATTACGACCTGATCGTGAAGAGAGCCAGTGCTCTGCTCAGCACAGTCCAACTCAACATGCTCAAGTTCGCCCTCTCTCTCAGGGCCTACTCCGCTACTGTACACTCCTTCCAACAA ATAGCGACCAACGAGCCCCCTCCATCCGGCTGCTCAGCCTTCTTCAATGTCCATGGAGAGAAGTCATGTGACACGGAGAAACTGACTGCACTGATGGAGACCGCAGCAGAACG GCCCAAGCCCTACCTATTCAAAAGCGATCACAGGTTCCCGGGATCAAATCCCGACACTCCGGTTATTATCCTGTATGCCGAGATTGGAAGTTCGGATTTCACAATGTTCCATCAGCTGATGCTGTCCAAAGTCAACAAGGGACTGGCCACCTATGTGCTTCGTCACTACCTGGCT TCTCCCAGCAGTCGTAGAGTGTATTTGTCTGGTTATGGAGTGGAGCTGGCCATCAAGAACCAGGAATACAAGGCTAAGGACGATACACAGGTCCAGGGAGCGGAAGTGAATGCTACACTGATGGGGGAGAATGACCCAGTGGATGAGGTCCAGGGATTCCTCTTTGGAAAACTGAA gactCTGTACCCTGAGTTGAAGGAGCAGCTGAAGGAGCTCAGGAAACACCTGGTGGAGAGCACCAATGAGATGGCTCCCCTTAAAGTCTGGCAGATGCAAG ATCTGAGTTTCCAGACTGCAGCTCGGATCCTGGCTGCTCCATCTTCAGACGCCCTGAACGTCATGAGAGACCTCAGTCAGAACTTCCCTACCAAGgctag gTCGATCACTCAAACAGTGGTCAGCTCTGAGATACGTAAAGAGATGGAAGAGAACCAGAAG TTCTTTAAGGGAACTCTGGGATTGCAGCCTGGAGACTCTGCTCTATTCATCAACGGACTACACATAGACCTGGACACACAGGACATCTTCAG tgtaTTTGAGGTTCTCCGTAGTGAGGCCAGGGTGATGGAAGGTCTGCGTTCTCTCCTTATCGAGACTCCCTTCATCCACGACATCCTCAAACTCAACGTACAGCCTTCTGACTCGGACTACGCTGTGGACATCCGCAATCCTGCTGTCAAC TGGATTAATAAcctggagacagacagcaggTACGGCTCATGGCCCTACAACGTCCAGGAGCTCCTCAGACCAACCTTCCCCGGAGTCATACGACAGATCCGGAAAAACTTTCACAACCTC gtggTGATTCTGGACCCGACCCATGAGAGTTCTGCTGAGCTGTTGAATGTTGCTGAGATGTTCTACAGCAATAACATCCCACTCAG gattgGACTGGTGTTTGTGGTGTCTGATGTTGATGAGATCGATGGTATGGAGGATGCAGGTGTGGCTCTGCTCCGGGCCTTTAACTACATCACAGAAGAGCTGGACGCTCCCGCCGCCTTCGACACCATCATCTCG ATGTTTAACCGTGTGCCTAGCGGTGGTAAGCTAAGTGTAGGTGATGTCGTCAAGGTGTTGGAGAAGAAGTTTCCCTATGTGGAGGTCGGCAGCATTCTTGGACCAGACTCCACTTACGACGACAACCGGAAG GAAGGGCGTGGTTACTACTTGCAGACGGGTGTAGGTCCGTTGCCAGTGGTGATGTACAACGGAATGCCGTACCAGCGAGAACAGCTAGACCCAGAGGAGCTAGAAACTGTCACCATGCACAAAATACTGGAGACTACCAGCTTCTACCAACGGGCTGTCTACATG GGTGAGTTGGCCACTGATCAAGATGTGGTGGATTTCATCATGACCCAACCCAACGTTGTCCCTCGTATCAACCCTCGAATCCTGTCGACTGCCAGGATGTACCTGGACCTATCTAATACTA ATAACCATTTTATAGATGAGTACGCTCGCTTTCTGTTCCTGGACAGCAGAGAGAAGAGCACTGCTGTGGCTAACAGCATGAACTACATGACCAAGAAGG atGATGGCTACATCCGTCCAGTCACGTTCTGGGTTGTGGGAGATTTTGACCAACCTTCCGGACGCCAGCTATTATACGATGCCATCAGACACATG AAAACCAGTAACAACGTGCGATTGGGCCTGATCAACAACCCTAGCGACAGCCCATCCGAGGAGAACAGTCATGTTGCCAGGGCGATATGGGCCAGCATGCAGACCCAGACAGCTAACAACGCTAAAAACTACATCACCAAGCTGGCTAAAGAAGAGACCGCTAAGGCACTGGAGACTGGGGCCGACGTCACACAGTTCACTGTCGGG GGTATGGACGTTGCCTTGTTTAAGAGTGCTTTTGAAGGTCCTAAGTTTGACTTCCTGCTGTCTCACGCTGTCTACTGCCGAGACGTTCTCAAGCTGGGGAAAGGACAGAGAGCAGTCATCAGCAACGGACGG CTCATTGGTCCGCTAGAGGAAGGGGAGGTCTTTAACCAAGATGACTTCCTCCTATTGGAGAGTATCATTTTGAAGACCTCGGGAGAGCGAATCAAAAGCAAGGTCCAGCAGTTTGgggtggaggaggacagggcCAGTGACCTGGTGATGAAGATtgactctctgctctcctctcagcCCAAAGGAGAGGCCAGGATAGAACATGCCTTTGCTGATGACCGATACAG TGCTATAAAGATCCGACCCACAGAGGGAGAAGTCTACTTTGACATGGTTGCCGTGGTAGACCCCGTAACCAGGGACGCCCAGAAACTAGCCCCGCTCCTATTG GTGTTGAAGAAGCTGGTCAATGTGAACCTGCGCGTGTTTATGAACTGCCAGTCCAAACTCTCAGACCTGCCTCTCAAAAG tTTCTACCGGTATGTGTTGGAGCCTGAGGTGTTGTTCCAGACTGACGGTAGTttctcccctggtcccctggctaAGTTCCTGGACATGCCTCAAACTCCCCTCTTCACACTCAACCTCAACACCCCTGAGAGCTGGATGGTGGAGTCTATACGCACTAGATATGACCTGGACAATATCTACCTggaagag GTGGACAGTATAGTAGCAGCAGAATACGAGTTGGAACATCTGCTGCTGGAGGGTCACTGTTTTGACGTGAGTACAGGTCAGCCCCCCAGAGGACTCCAGTTCACCCTGGGAACCCCCTCCGACCCTGTCATCGTCGACACCATCGTCATGGCCAACCTG GGTTATTTCCAGTTGAAGGCTAACCCAGGAGCCTGGATCCTGAAGCTGAGGAGGGGACGGTCTGACGAAATCTACAAGATCTACAG TCATGATGGAACAGACTCTCCAGCAGACGCTGATGACCTCATCGTGGTGCTGAACAACTTCAAGAGCCGGAtcatcaaagtcaag GTCCAGAAGAGGCCAGAGAAGTTCAGTGAGGAGCTGTTGAGTGATGGAACCCAGGAGAACGACTCGAGCTTCTGGGAGTCACTCACCAG agGGTTTACAGGAGGTGTGAAGACGGAGGAGAGTAAACAGGAGAAGGATGATGTCATCAACATATTCTCTTTGGCCTCTGGACACCTCTACGAACGTTTCCtcag GATCATGATGTTGTCTGTTCTAAAGAACACCAAAACACCAGTCAAGTTCTGGTTCCTCAAAAACTACCTGTCCCCAGCATTTAAG GAGTTTATCCCGTACATGGCAGAGCAGTATGGTTTCCAGTATGAACTCGTCCAGTATAAGTGGCCGCGGTGGTTACACCAGCAGACTGAGAAACAGAGGATTATCTGGGGTTACAAGATCCTCTTCCTGGATGTCTTGTTCCCTCTGTCCGTCGACAAGTTCTTATTCGTGGACGCagatcag aTAGTGCGTACCGACCTGAAGGAGCTCCGTGACCTTGACCTTGAAGGAGCGCCGTATGGCTACACACCGTTCTGTGAGAGCCGGAGAGAGATGGACGGCTTCCGCTTCTGGAAGTCGGGCTACTGGGCGAGTCACCTCGCTGGACGCAAATatcacatcag tGCTCTGTATGTGGTAGATCTGAAGAGGTTCCGTAAGATAGCAGCAGGAGACAGACTGAGAGGACAATACCAAGGCCTGAGTCAAGACCCCAACAGCCTGTCCAACCTcgaccag gatctGCCTAATAATATGATCCACCAGGTGCCTATCAAGTCTCTGCCTCAGGAGTGGCTCTGGTGTGAGACTTGGTGTGACGACAACTCTAAGAAAAAGGCCAAGACTATAGATCTG TGTAACAACCCCCAGACCAAGGAGCCCAAGTTGCAGGCAGCTGTTCGTATCGTAGCAGAGTGGAGCGACTACGACCAGGAGATCAAACGCCTGCAGAACAGAGtccaggagagaggagcagagaaccaTACCACACAGAAGGACAAGCCAg atgATACACATACAGAGTTGTGA
- the LOC112267691 gene encoding UDP-glucose:glycoprotein glucosyltransferase 1 isoform X1 has translation MADAGSYQAGFGPRMWQQCALLLFLSLLPVVSGEADSKAVTTSLTTKWASTPLLLEASEFLAEESQEMFWDFVEANQNIKGEHDDTDQAYYDLIVKRASALLSTVQLNMLKFALSLRAYSATVHSFQQIATNEPPPSGCSAFFNVHGEKSCDTEKLTALMETAAERPKPYLFKSDHRFPGSNPDTPVIILYAEIGSSDFTMFHQLMLSKVNKGLATYVLRHYLASPSSRRVYLSGYGVELAIKNQEYKAKDDTQVQGAEVNATLMGENDPVDEVQGFLFGKLKTLYPELKEQLKELRKHLVESTNEMAPLKVWQMQDLSFQTAARILAAPSSDALNVMRDLSQNFPTKARSITQTVVSSEIRKEMEENQKFFKGTLGLQPGDSALFINGLHIDLDTQDIFSVFEVLRSEARVMEGLRSLLIETPFIHDILKLNVQPSDSDYAVDIRNPAVNWINNLETDSRYGSWPYNVQELLRPTFPGVIRQIRKNFHNLVVILDPTHESSAELLNVAEMFYSNNIPLRIGLVFVVSDVDEIDGMEDAGVALLRAFNYITEELDAPAAFDTIISMFNRVPSGGKLSVGDVVKVLEKKFPYVEVGSILGPDSTYDDNRKEGRGYYLQTGVGPLPVVMYNGMPYQREQLDPEELETVTMHKILETTSFYQRAVYMGELATDQDVVDFIMTQPNVVPRINPRILSTARMYLDLSNTNNHFIDEYARFLFLDSREKSTAVANSMNYMTKKGMAPKDHHDDGYIRPVTFWVVGDFDQPSGRQLLYDAIRHMKTSNNVRLGLINNPSDSPSEENSHVARAIWASMQTQTANNAKNYITKLAKEETAKALETGADVTQFTVGGMDVALFKSAFEGPKFDFLLSHAVYCRDVLKLGKGQRAVISNGRLIGPLEEGEVFNQDDFLLLESIILKTSGERIKSKVQQFGVEEDRASDLVMKIDSLLSSQPKGEARIEHAFADDRYSAIKIRPTEGEVYFDMVAVVDPVTRDAQKLAPLLLVLKKLVNVNLRVFMNCQSKLSDLPLKSFYRYVLEPEVLFQTDGSFSPGPLAKFLDMPQTPLFTLNLNTPESWMVESIRTRYDLDNIYLEEVDSIVAAEYELEHLLLEGHCFDVSTGQPPRGLQFTLGTPSDPVIVDTIVMANLGYFQLKANPGAWILKLRRGRSDEIYKIYSHDGTDSPADADDLIVVLNNFKSRIIKVKVQKRPEKFSEELLSDGTQENDSSFWESLTRGFTGGVKTEESKQEKDDVINIFSLASGHLYERFLRIMMLSVLKNTKTPVKFWFLKNYLSPAFKEFIPYMAEQYGFQYELVQYKWPRWLHQQTEKQRIIWGYKILFLDVLFPLSVDKFLFVDADQIVRTDLKELRDLDLEGAPYGYTPFCESRREMDGFRFWKSGYWASHLAGRKYHISALYVVDLKRFRKIAAGDRLRGQYQGLSQDPNSLSNLDQDLPNNMIHQVPIKSLPQEWLWCETWCDDNSKKKAKTIDLCNNPQTKEPKLQAAVRIVAEWSDYDQEIKRLQNRVQERGAENHTTQKDKPDDTHTEL, from the exons ATGGCAGATGCGGGAAGTTACCAAGCCGGTTTCG gccCCAGGATGTGGCAGCAATGTGCCCTgctcctgttcctgtccctgcTACCAGTGGTATCTGGAGAAGCTGACTCCAAGGCTGTCACCACTAGTCTCACCACCAAGTGGGCCTCTACCCCTCTGCTGCTGGAGGCCAG TGAGTTCCTTGCAGAAGAGAGTCAGGAGATGTTCTGGGATTTCGTCGAAGCAAATCAGAACATCAAAGGGGAACATGATG ATACAGACCAGGCGTATTACGACCTGATCGTGAAGAGAGCCAGTGCTCTGCTCAGCACAGTCCAACTCAACATGCTCAAGTTCGCCCTCTCTCTCAGGGCCTACTCCGCTACTGTACACTCCTTCCAACAA ATAGCGACCAACGAGCCCCCTCCATCCGGCTGCTCAGCCTTCTTCAATGTCCATGGAGAGAAGTCATGTGACACGGAGAAACTGACTGCACTGATGGAGACCGCAGCAGAACG GCCCAAGCCCTACCTATTCAAAAGCGATCACAGGTTCCCGGGATCAAATCCCGACACTCCGGTTATTATCCTGTATGCCGAGATTGGAAGTTCGGATTTCACAATGTTCCATCAGCTGATGCTGTCCAAAGTCAACAAGGGACTGGCCACCTATGTGCTTCGTCACTACCTGGCT TCTCCCAGCAGTCGTAGAGTGTATTTGTCTGGTTATGGAGTGGAGCTGGCCATCAAGAACCAGGAATACAAGGCTAAGGACGATACACAGGTCCAGGGAGCGGAAGTGAATGCTACACTGATGGGGGAGAATGACCCAGTGGATGAGGTCCAGGGATTCCTCTTTGGAAAACTGAA gactCTGTACCCTGAGTTGAAGGAGCAGCTGAAGGAGCTCAGGAAACACCTGGTGGAGAGCACCAATGAGATGGCTCCCCTTAAAGTCTGGCAGATGCAAG ATCTGAGTTTCCAGACTGCAGCTCGGATCCTGGCTGCTCCATCTTCAGACGCCCTGAACGTCATGAGAGACCTCAGTCAGAACTTCCCTACCAAGgctag gTCGATCACTCAAACAGTGGTCAGCTCTGAGATACGTAAAGAGATGGAAGAGAACCAGAAG TTCTTTAAGGGAACTCTGGGATTGCAGCCTGGAGACTCTGCTCTATTCATCAACGGACTACACATAGACCTGGACACACAGGACATCTTCAG tgtaTTTGAGGTTCTCCGTAGTGAGGCCAGGGTGATGGAAGGTCTGCGTTCTCTCCTTATCGAGACTCCCTTCATCCACGACATCCTCAAACTCAACGTACAGCCTTCTGACTCGGACTACGCTGTGGACATCCGCAATCCTGCTGTCAAC TGGATTAATAAcctggagacagacagcaggTACGGCTCATGGCCCTACAACGTCCAGGAGCTCCTCAGACCAACCTTCCCCGGAGTCATACGACAGATCCGGAAAAACTTTCACAACCTC gtggTGATTCTGGACCCGACCCATGAGAGTTCTGCTGAGCTGTTGAATGTTGCTGAGATGTTCTACAGCAATAACATCCCACTCAG gattgGACTGGTGTTTGTGGTGTCTGATGTTGATGAGATCGATGGTATGGAGGATGCAGGTGTGGCTCTGCTCCGGGCCTTTAACTACATCACAGAAGAGCTGGACGCTCCCGCCGCCTTCGACACCATCATCTCG ATGTTTAACCGTGTGCCTAGCGGTGGTAAGCTAAGTGTAGGTGATGTCGTCAAGGTGTTGGAGAAGAAGTTTCCCTATGTGGAGGTCGGCAGCATTCTTGGACCAGACTCCACTTACGACGACAACCGGAAG GAAGGGCGTGGTTACTACTTGCAGACGGGTGTAGGTCCGTTGCCAGTGGTGATGTACAACGGAATGCCGTACCAGCGAGAACAGCTAGACCCAGAGGAGCTAGAAACTGTCACCATGCACAAAATACTGGAGACTACCAGCTTCTACCAACGGGCTGTCTACATG GGTGAGTTGGCCACTGATCAAGATGTGGTGGATTTCATCATGACCCAACCCAACGTTGTCCCTCGTATCAACCCTCGAATCCTGTCGACTGCCAGGATGTACCTGGACCTATCTAATACTA ATAACCATTTTATAGATGAGTACGCTCGCTTTCTGTTCCTGGACAGCAGAGAGAAGAGCACTGCTGTGGCTAACAGCATGAACTACATGACCAAGAAGG GGATGGCCCCCAAGGACCACCATG atGATGGCTACATCCGTCCAGTCACGTTCTGGGTTGTGGGAGATTTTGACCAACCTTCCGGACGCCAGCTATTATACGATGCCATCAGACACATG AAAACCAGTAACAACGTGCGATTGGGCCTGATCAACAACCCTAGCGACAGCCCATCCGAGGAGAACAGTCATGTTGCCAGGGCGATATGGGCCAGCATGCAGACCCAGACAGCTAACAACGCTAAAAACTACATCACCAAGCTGGCTAAAGAAGAGACCGCTAAGGCACTGGAGACTGGGGCCGACGTCACACAGTTCACTGTCGGG GGTATGGACGTTGCCTTGTTTAAGAGTGCTTTTGAAGGTCCTAAGTTTGACTTCCTGCTGTCTCACGCTGTCTACTGCCGAGACGTTCTCAAGCTGGGGAAAGGACAGAGAGCAGTCATCAGCAACGGACGG CTCATTGGTCCGCTAGAGGAAGGGGAGGTCTTTAACCAAGATGACTTCCTCCTATTGGAGAGTATCATTTTGAAGACCTCGGGAGAGCGAATCAAAAGCAAGGTCCAGCAGTTTGgggtggaggaggacagggcCAGTGACCTGGTGATGAAGATtgactctctgctctcctctcagcCCAAAGGAGAGGCCAGGATAGAACATGCCTTTGCTGATGACCGATACAG TGCTATAAAGATCCGACCCACAGAGGGAGAAGTCTACTTTGACATGGTTGCCGTGGTAGACCCCGTAACCAGGGACGCCCAGAAACTAGCCCCGCTCCTATTG GTGTTGAAGAAGCTGGTCAATGTGAACCTGCGCGTGTTTATGAACTGCCAGTCCAAACTCTCAGACCTGCCTCTCAAAAG tTTCTACCGGTATGTGTTGGAGCCTGAGGTGTTGTTCCAGACTGACGGTAGTttctcccctggtcccctggctaAGTTCCTGGACATGCCTCAAACTCCCCTCTTCACACTCAACCTCAACACCCCTGAGAGCTGGATGGTGGAGTCTATACGCACTAGATATGACCTGGACAATATCTACCTggaagag GTGGACAGTATAGTAGCAGCAGAATACGAGTTGGAACATCTGCTGCTGGAGGGTCACTGTTTTGACGTGAGTACAGGTCAGCCCCCCAGAGGACTCCAGTTCACCCTGGGAACCCCCTCCGACCCTGTCATCGTCGACACCATCGTCATGGCCAACCTG GGTTATTTCCAGTTGAAGGCTAACCCAGGAGCCTGGATCCTGAAGCTGAGGAGGGGACGGTCTGACGAAATCTACAAGATCTACAG TCATGATGGAACAGACTCTCCAGCAGACGCTGATGACCTCATCGTGGTGCTGAACAACTTCAAGAGCCGGAtcatcaaagtcaag GTCCAGAAGAGGCCAGAGAAGTTCAGTGAGGAGCTGTTGAGTGATGGAACCCAGGAGAACGACTCGAGCTTCTGGGAGTCACTCACCAG agGGTTTACAGGAGGTGTGAAGACGGAGGAGAGTAAACAGGAGAAGGATGATGTCATCAACATATTCTCTTTGGCCTCTGGACACCTCTACGAACGTTTCCtcag GATCATGATGTTGTCTGTTCTAAAGAACACCAAAACACCAGTCAAGTTCTGGTTCCTCAAAAACTACCTGTCCCCAGCATTTAAG GAGTTTATCCCGTACATGGCAGAGCAGTATGGTTTCCAGTATGAACTCGTCCAGTATAAGTGGCCGCGGTGGTTACACCAGCAGACTGAGAAACAGAGGATTATCTGGGGTTACAAGATCCTCTTCCTGGATGTCTTGTTCCCTCTGTCCGTCGACAAGTTCTTATTCGTGGACGCagatcag aTAGTGCGTACCGACCTGAAGGAGCTCCGTGACCTTGACCTTGAAGGAGCGCCGTATGGCTACACACCGTTCTGTGAGAGCCGGAGAGAGATGGACGGCTTCCGCTTCTGGAAGTCGGGCTACTGGGCGAGTCACCTCGCTGGACGCAAATatcacatcag tGCTCTGTATGTGGTAGATCTGAAGAGGTTCCGTAAGATAGCAGCAGGAGACAGACTGAGAGGACAATACCAAGGCCTGAGTCAAGACCCCAACAGCCTGTCCAACCTcgaccag gatctGCCTAATAATATGATCCACCAGGTGCCTATCAAGTCTCTGCCTCAGGAGTGGCTCTGGTGTGAGACTTGGTGTGACGACAACTCTAAGAAAAAGGCCAAGACTATAGATCTG TGTAACAACCCCCAGACCAAGGAGCCCAAGTTGCAGGCAGCTGTTCGTATCGTAGCAGAGTGGAGCGACTACGACCAGGAGATCAAACGCCTGCAGAACAGAGtccaggagagaggagcagagaaccaTACCACACAGAAGGACAAGCCAg atgATACACATACAGAGTTGTGA